Proteins co-encoded in one Papaver somniferum cultivar HN1 chromosome 5, ASM357369v1, whole genome shotgun sequence genomic window:
- the LOC113280903 gene encoding uncharacterized protein LOC113280903 yields MVHLSELSWDELLATDNPDLIWPQDHQTENEIIRRCPEFATLYQILSTHLFLQASEYGYVDIVKVLLAKDAGLCHLSDPLGRSPLDYAAKTGKMEVIDILLQTMHTCQIEAETVKLLVENALLIAIAGNQREAFRVLAYKYMEDWDSNKVASIKTTNKLLLQANGGVQDPRMSEVVQIMGIQELNKLLMVACKEYSLRRQKEQNDLRVNAKELEGLLNKYPLLFETVSSPRSCPLETQLYLTILTKETDDLVKHIMRRRKPELFEPSYYPLHEASGSGYIKTVRLMLSQVSCTSTACSQKSKSRGDTPLHHAVSNFGTNEVIRILLSTSWDCVGAVTDDRRNPALFLAARLKRYSPFKILLEYHIIKDELLDNNNVNYWKGGKFVLEIADRFVHIVKELLSQSDCKVCFVEYKDNENWKGCMEAVINGKLTDNILDVVQDVEKEKNGPLVHLSYYRKSITLKVLLRHPRIREILEIQGQYGYPNLLNTLSKPDSRNTNLMGLLLTWEYERYHQAILLVDAIQMGDFEGYMELLSLYPDILDRVSEFPLGGTPLHISIKAGKGKLTTFIKDIIRTRPDFAHCPNRNGFTPLHVASAKDYLDIVKELIAQVGPHLCFLNRYPSSWRSCDDLDDSTDDDKGRKEQEILDYDEDNSLFSDACCFVVKTPLHCAINNHRISVINELLPIWWNSSTGMALKGRDISLLRSVLSPGEGGYSEAGTMLILRYIEDQLLCSEDWDTNAASELSSGYIQIMKLLVNPNTSCHLSLVFVDKTEEDKNINGVYNHCSAVIEVKCGTINLLNGENYNVYNKLTTSYLKYFQEVTSTQRKRILNLWLDKQKSIIIMEIWMRSPLFYTEDKDGRTVRDSLWNCKEKGGGKDEFGNVIPLHITIWDDEIHNGDTSSSEDDSIDGNEETSENAEVDGVQNTSEKCVCPESFSEMPSDQVQLPDAEEDNNREVHEQDLPGVNVSDNPIGVNSTMNDQRLFLNSGQMFESASKCRHAIKTASILAKKVVGFEKSTRTRIFAMCYYNKSCQWSLSANVEGDGKSFKVRKMVSKHTCPCLDDSKNKLATPEWISDCVVDYIWPDKNAFFKLNEMRIVSFIKDNYQIDIEATPASKAKKLAIEKIHHLQLQDYIARVLQPNPDSIASLTSKNDREFEGLFISYKACMNGFLRGCLPLVFFEKIPTEKGDGGNNLLAAIGVDGNKNMFPFAFALLNKKTELKDAWELFFDHLDYIVKHPGFKQMNIISNPSYELTEAIEGKFPRAVQGPFAWHLSLEMQNKFGSNIDMCCQQIAMALTTEEYNKAFADLKFGNEEAAEWLVENLPRNWVTSKFLPARISPLPAMLEQISICLRRMFDERRDKSTINSPSCLTQYADERIKAADEASRTHTVLPPKHSIYEVQDSNNNMNYDIDLLKKSCTCLHWQKMGIPCSHAIATIKKVQKDTPISEYCDGYYSIQSYRMAYEDTIEPVKVLHMPYIPPKKRTKKISDTSGESRRKKSRET; encoded by the exons ATGGTTCATCTTAGTGAGCTTTCTTGGGATGAACTACTAGCTACTGATAACCCGGATTTGATTTGGCCACAAGATCACCAGACAGAGAATGAGATCATACGCAGATGCCCTGAATTTGCCACATTATATCAAATATTGAGTACCCACCTGTTTCTTCAGGCTTCAGAATATGGATATGTCGACATTGTGAAGGTTTTATTAGCTAAAGACGCAGGTCTATGTCATCTCTCGGATCCATTGGGCAGAAGTCCGCTTGACTATGCAGCCAAGACTGGGAAAATGGAGGTTATTGATATACTACTTCAGACTATGCATACATGCCAAATAGAAGCCGAAACTGTAAAGTTGTTGGTGGAGAATGCTCTCCTTATTGCTATTGCAGGGAATCAGCGGGAGGCCTTTCGAGTGTTGGCGTACAAATACATGGAGGATTGGGATAGCAACAAGGTGGCATCCATTAAAACAACAAACAAG CTACTACTGCAAGCAAACGGTGGAGTACAAGATCCGAGGATGTCAGAGGTGGTTCAAATTATGGGTATTCAAGAGTTAAATAAACTACTCATGGTTGCATGTAAAGAATATTCCCTGAGGAGGCAAAAGGAACAAAATGATCTACGGGTGAATGCTAAGGAGCTGGAGGGATTGCTGAACAAATACCCACTTCTCTTTGAAACAGTCAGTTCTCCAAGATCGTGTCCGCTAGAGACACAGTTATACCTAACTATTTTGACAAAGGAAACTGATGATCTTGTTAAACACATCATGAGACGACGAAAACCCGAGCTTTTCGAACCCAGCTATTACCCATTGCATGAAGCTTCCGGATCTGGCTACATTAAGACCGTAAGATTGATGCTATCCCAAGTAAGTTGTACTTCTACTGCGTGTTCTCAGAAATCCAAAAGCAGAGGAGACACTCCCCTTCATCATGCAGTATCGAATTTTGGCACAAATGAAGTCATTCGCATATTGCTGTCTACTTCTTGGGACTGTGTTGGAGCAGTGACAGATGACAGGAGAAACCCAGCTCTCTTTCTTGCTGCGCGTTTGAAAAGATACAGCCCCTTTAAGATCTTGTTGGAGTATCACATCATCAAGGATGAGCTCTTGGACAACAATAATGTCAATTACTGGAAAGGTGGAAAGTTTGTGTTGGAGATAGCTGATAGATTCGTCCATATTGTGAAAGAGCTCTTAAGTCAATCTGATTGCAAGGTGTGTTTTGTAGAATATAAGGATAATGAGAACTGGAAGGGTTGCATGGAAGCAGTCATCAATGGTAAACTTACAGACAACATTTTGGATGTAGTTCAAGatgtggaaaaagaaaaaaatggtccTTTAGTTCATCTTTCTTATTACAGAAAGTCCATAACTTTGAAAGTCTTGCTGAGGCACCCTCGGATTAGAGAGATACTTGAAATCCAAGGTCAATATGGATACCCCAACTTATTAAACACGCTAAGCAAGCCAGACTCCAGAAACACAAATTTGATGGGTCTACTATTAACCTGGGAGTATGAG AGGTATCACCAAGCCATACTGCTCGTGGATGCTATTCAAATGGGAGATTTCGAAGGCTATATGGAGTTACTTTCCCTATATCCAGACATCCTTGACCGTGTATCTGAATTCCCTCTTGGGGGTACACCATTACATATTTCTATCAAGGCAGGAAAGGGGAAACTAACTACATTCATAAAAGATATCATACGAACAAGGCCTGATTTTGCACATTGTCCAAATCGGAATGGATTCACCCCACTTCATGTTGCATCAGCTAAAGATTACCTGGACATCGTAAAAGAGTTGATTGCTCAAGTTGGGCCCCATCTATGTTTTCTTAACCGGTATCCAAGTTCTTGGAGGAGTTGTGATGATCTTGATGATTCTACTGATGATGATAAAGggagaaaagaacaagaaattcttgattatgatgaagataattctCTTTTTAGTGATGCTTGTTGTTTTGTTGTCAAAACTCCTTTGCATTGTGCAATCAATAATCATCGGATTTCTGTCATTAATGAATTGCTCCCAATTTGGTGGAACTCTAGTACTGGAATGGCATTAAAGGGAAGGGATATCTCTCTTTTGAGAAGTGTTTTAAGTCCTGGCGAAGGAGGTTATTCTGAAGCAGGGACAATGTTGATATTAAGGTATATTGAGGATCAGCTTTTGTGCTCTGAGGATTGGGATACGAATGCTGCATCAGAGTTGAGCAGTGGGTACATTCAAATCATGAAGCTTCTAGTAAACCCAAATACTTCCTGTcatctgtctcttgtttttgtcGATAAGACGGAAGAAGATAAAAATATTAATGGTGTTTATAATCACTGCTCTGCAGTCATCGAAGTCAAATGTGGTACTATCAACCTGCTAAACGGAGAAAATTATAATGTTTATAATAAGCTCACAACTTCTTATCTCAAGTATTTTCAGGAAGTGACCAGTACCCAAAGGAAAAGAATTCTTAATCTGTGGTTGGATAAACAGAAGTCCATAATAATAATGGAGATCTGGATGAGAAGTCCTCTGTTTTACACCGAAGATAAAGATGGCAGAACCGTCAGAGACAGTCTGTGGAACTGCAAAGAGAAG GGGGGCGGCAAGGATGAGTTTGGGAATGTAATTCCACTACATATTACGATATG GGATGATGAAATTCATAATGGCGATACATCATCTTCAGAAGATGACAGTATTGATGGGAATGAAGAAACATCAGAAAATGCAGAAGTCGATGGAGTACAAAATACATCTGAAAAATGTGTTTGTCCTGAATCTTTTAGTGAAATGCCTAGTGATCAAGTACAGTTGCCTGATGCAGAGGAAGATAATAACAGAGAGGTACATGAACAAGATCTACCTGGCGTAAATGTTTCTGATAATCCAATTGGCGTCAATTCTACTATGAATGATCAAAGATTATTCTTAAATTCCGGTCAAATGTTTGAATCTGCAAGCAAATGTCGGCATGCTATCAAAACTGCGTCCATATTAGCCAAAAAGGTAGTTGGGTTCGAGAAATCTACCAGGACCAGAATCTTTGCTATGTGCTACTACAATAAAAGCTGTCAATGGAGCCTATCTGCAAATGTTGagggagatggtaaaagttttaAAGTGCGTAAAATGGTAAGCAAGCATACATGCCCTTGTTTGGATGACTCTAAAAATAAATTGGCAACTCCTGAATGGATAAGTGATTGTGTAGTCGATTACATATGGCCTGACAAGAATGCATTTTTCAAACTGAATGAAATGAGAATTGTATCGTTTATTAAGGACAATTACCAAATAGATATAGAGGCTACGCCTGCTTCAAAGGCAAAGAAACTTGCTATAGAGAAAATACATCATTTACAACTCCAGGATTACATTGCCAGAGTCTTGCAACCGAATCCAGACAGCATTGCATCCTTAACTTCTAAAAATGATAGGGAGTTTGAAGGTTTGTTTATCTCATATAAGGCATGCATGAATGGTTTCTTAAGGGGTTGCTTGCCACTTGTGTTCTTCGAGAAAATTCCTACAGAAAAAGGAGACGGAGGTAACAACCTGCTTGCAGCAATTGGTGTAGATGGGAACAAAAACATGTTCCCATTTGCATTTGCACTCCTGAACAAGAAAACTGAGTTGAAAGATGCATGGGAACTCTTTTTTGATCATTTAGATTATATTGTTAAACATCCTGGATTTAAGCAGATGAATATTATATCAAACCCTTCATATGAGTTAACTGAAGCTAttgaaggtaagtttcctagagCAGTGCAGGGACCTTTTGCCTGGCATTTGTCTCTAGAGATGCAAAACAAATTTGGAAGCAATATAGACATGTGTTGTCAGCAGATTGCTATGGCTTTAACCACAGAAGAATACAATAAAGCCTTTGCAGATCTGAAGTTTGGAAATGAAGAAGCAGCTGAATGGCTAGTAGAAAACCTCCCGAGAAATTGGGTTACTTCAAAATTTCTCCCAGCAAG GATCTCACCCCTTCCAGCTATGCTGGAGCAAATAAGTATTTGTTTGAGGCGGATGTTCGATGAAAGAAGAGATAAATCCACGATCAACTCACCAAGTTGTCTGACTCAATATGCCGATGAGAGGATTAAGGCAGCTGATGAAGCCTCTAGAACTCATACTGTGCTCCCGCCAAAACATTCGATCTATGAGGTTCAAGATAGCAATAACAATATGAATTATGATATAGATCTTCTAAAAAAGAGTTGCACGTGTTTGCACTGGCAAAAGATGGGGATCCCGTGTTCCCATGCAATTGCCACAATCAAGAAAGTGCAGAAAGACACACCTATTTCCGAGTATTGTGATGGCTATTATTCCATACAAAGTTATCGAATGGCTTACGAAGATACAATCGAACCGGTTAAGGTGTTACATATGCCATATATCCCAccaaagaaaagaacaaaaaaaatcagtGATACTTCAGGAGAAAGCAGGAGAAAGAAATCTAGGGAAACATGA
- the LOC113278666 gene encoding uncharacterized protein LOC113278666 — protein MAKGLIWATTKDLAKNRGRVLSLYRQILRSLNSPKLPMNLASRLAKKAEARAIFMLGAEEESLHNIEDLIDTGGLEEIWYLNCEMKCQGTNRYEMRCIIIVQRM, from the coding sequence ATGGCTAAGGGTCTGATATGGGCAACAACCAAGGACTTGGCAAAGAATAGAGGACGAGTCCTTTCTCTATACCGTCAGATATTAAGAAGCCTCAATTCCCCAAAACTTCCCATGAACTTAGCATCAAGATTGGCCAAGAAAGCAGAGGCTCGTGCTATCTTCATGCTAGGCGCAGAAGAGGAATCCCTTCACAACATTGAGGACCTTATTGATACTGGTGGATTGGAAGAAATTTGGTACTTGAACTGTGAAATGAAGTGTCAGGGAACTAATAGATATGAAATGAGATGCATTATCATTGTACAACGTATGTGA
- the LOC113280904 gene encoding monooxygenase 2-like, whose translation MENVVMREEVVIVGGGVAGLATALALKRVGVKSLVLERANELRVTGGSLTLFPNAWIALEALGVADKLTSVYKPFKRGEVTNVVSGVTQEVLFTTDEGDEWLARGPRSVHRRALLEALSEELPTDTVRYSSRLRSIEKTKTHNDADSFGVFVHLEDGTTINTKVLIGCDGVHSVVAKWLGLKAPVYSGRYAVRGLGVFPEGHGLKHEVQQFVGEGRRFGIMPNTNTDVFWFMTYQSTPSAEEEMAKGDPKIIQKTMLEKVPDSAQLVKDVTQHAYMPSLSWGPLQFRYPWDLLFGKVSNGTITVAGDAMHPMTPDLGQGGCSALEDAVVLGRHIGNSFIRNGGMLSQEDLEVEIGMYVKERRFRTAGLITGSYISGWVQQGGGGVGIISSTRVVGWLTKFVRDTVFYKIGFRRLVGLVQYDCGKLPTGSTSCGN comes from the exons ATGGAAAATGTTGTGATGAGAGAAGAAGTGGTGATAGTAGGAGGAGGAGTTGCAGGTTTAGCAACAGCCTTAGCATTAAAGAGAGTTGGAGTGAAAAGTTTAGTATTAGAAAGAGCAAATGAGCTGAGAGTAACTGGTGGTTCTCTAACTCTTTTCCCAAATGCTTGGATTGCTCTTGAAGCACTTGGTGTTGCTGACAAACTTACTTCTGTTTACAAACCTTTCAAAAG gGGAGAAGTTACTAATGTTGTAAGTGGAGTTACCCAAGAGGTTCTGTTTACAACTGATGAAGG GGATGAGTGGTTGGCAAGAGGACCTAGGTCTGTGCATAGGAGAGCTTTACTTGAAGCTCTGTCAGAAGAACTACCAACTGATACAGTCCGTTACTCATCGAGGCTTCGCTCAATCGAAAAAACTAAAACACATAATGATGCAGATTCATTTGGGGTATTCGTTCATCTAGAAGATGGGACTACTATCAATACCAAG GTTTTAATAGGGTGCGATGGTGTGCATTCTGTGGTGGCAAAGTGGTTGGGGCTTAAAGCACCGGTTTATTCAGGTCGGTATGCCGTGCGTGGATTAGGAGTGTTTCCTGAAGGTCATGGATTGAAACATGAAGTTCAGCAATTTGTTGGAGAAGGTCGTAGATTTGGTATCATGCCAAATACCAACACTGACGTCTTCTGGTTCATGACTTATCAATCCACCCCCAGTGCAG AGGAAGAGATGGCTAAAGGAGACCCAAAAATCATACAGAAGACAATGTTAGAGAAAGTACCTGATTCTGCACAACTTGTCAAAGATGTTACACAACATGCTTATATGCCAAGTTTATCATGGGGACCCCTACAATTCAGATACCCATGGGATCTTCTTTTTGGTAAAGTTTCAAACGGCACAATTACTGTAGCAGGTGATGCAATGCACCCAATGACACCAGACCTTGGTCAAGGTGGTTGTTCCGCATTAGAAGACGCAGTGGTGTTGGGCCGCCACATAGGAAATTCGTTTATCAGAAATGGTGGAATGCTATCACAGGAGGATTTAGAGGTCGAAATAGGAATGTATGTCAAGGAGAGGAGATTTAGAACTGCTGGGTTGATTACTGGTTCGTACATTTCTGGTTGGGTTCAacaaggtggtggtggtgttggtataATCTCATCAACAAGAGTTGTAGGATGGTTGACGAAGTTCGTTCGAGATACGGTATTTTATAAGATAGGATTCCGCCGGTTAGTTGGTTTGGTGCAGTATGATTGTGGAAAGTTACCTACTGGTTCGACTTCGTGTGGAAATTGA